From Acidobacteriota bacterium, a single genomic window includes:
- a CDS encoding CHAT domain-containing protein produces MNESLKDEIAIREYLLGRVADERELEQFEELLFGDDEFCSLAEIAEDALINDFVLGRLNGRDRADFVKTLDLDADRRSKVAVTREIAARAPQTEMAPSIWDSVRAFFASPLVAGAFALILIAAFGIWIVLRDNRPNDLAELRSIYKTERPVESRIADFDYAPLVVTRGAAEEREKNRLRIIENNLLTAVEREPKSAAAHHALGVFYLTQRKFDDAHRELERAVGLDDRNAVYLNDLGSAFLEKSRQISKTERADLLTSANESFASSLALDPNFAAALFNRSIVLQELGLREKAIESWNRYLTVDSTSRWADEARQRVSQLTSATSNFKTAETVFAETSSAFRAGDADLLWRLYSESKEIVSGVWLPGQLVDRIVEAKGLDDGTTANEALELLSKIGEMEIERNRDRFVSDAAEYCRRLKLGSLSGALRSRKNLAAARRQILERRFDLAGSSLEDALKTARRSGNETDVLLLRFLLAFNLRDRGKLIESHAAFDQLLVSARARSYRFLEVRILNAISEISFKTNDLSNAIRFARQSAQLAVLTGDTLMVEKNVANLGSCYQSVGDAESGLREISALLSAEDRQYESKLQTLRNLWYAASLLRDLGRLRTAIDFGDEALRLSANDDSLVFDSTVELGLTSLELGDVDSAFEYAKRNRAIADSFDDPEAKKLAIADSSLQLAHMQRIAGRCEAAIIEYSNAIDAFRALDGYSVDDYLAKSSRIRCLLRLGLLDQFESSLNEVRDLFERYRQVLENERNRTTFFDREQGIAAIESEFRMDRGDIEGSFDAIESSKARSLLDLVEKKGRYEPGQNAVIFNGSSTPLKLREIQSRMPEAAQLVQYAVFDGRVAAWVVTREKIESAVVQASNAEVADAVRDFLQEVTPEATLAGKANERMYRLLFAKISRLIDPDKLIVFIPDGEFHAVPFAAIRSPETGRYLVEDHSLQYAASATLFVLLTESANRSAGAERLFAAGNPAFSGRMHPRLGDLPAAAREAAEVARMYPESRVLLGDRVTKADFFERLAGANTLHFAGHYEHSTASALYSRLILAQPESSVEESDGEIPGAEILQRGAANLRLVVLSACETGIDRHFRGEGAIGIARTFIAAGAEVVVATGWKVESESTADLMIAFHRNRSEKRMRTVDALRAAQIAQIKDGRSNPYYWAAFSVIGGLSDF; encoded by the coding sequence ATGAACGAATCGCTCAAAGACGAAATCGCCATCCGCGAATACCTGCTTGGCCGGGTCGCGGACGAGCGCGAGCTTGAGCAATTCGAGGAGCTTTTGTTTGGCGACGACGAGTTTTGCTCGCTGGCCGAGATTGCCGAGGACGCATTGATCAACGACTTCGTGCTCGGGCGACTGAACGGGCGTGACCGCGCCGATTTCGTCAAAACTCTCGATCTGGACGCCGACCGGCGGTCAAAGGTTGCGGTTACACGCGAAATTGCGGCGCGTGCGCCTCAAACGGAAATGGCGCCGTCGATTTGGGATTCGGTCCGCGCGTTTTTTGCAAGCCCGTTGGTCGCCGGGGCGTTCGCCCTGATCTTGATCGCCGCGTTTGGAATCTGGATCGTCCTGCGCGACAACCGACCCAACGACCTTGCCGAACTGCGCTCGATCTACAAGACCGAACGGCCGGTCGAGTCGCGCATCGCCGACTTCGATTATGCGCCGCTCGTCGTCACGCGCGGCGCGGCCGAAGAGCGCGAGAAGAACCGTCTCCGAATCATAGAGAACAACCTTTTGACGGCCGTCGAGCGAGAACCGAAGAGCGCCGCCGCGCACCACGCGCTCGGAGTTTTCTATTTGACGCAGCGCAAGTTCGACGACGCCCATCGCGAACTTGAAAGAGCCGTCGGGTTGGACGACCGGAATGCTGTCTACCTCAATGATCTCGGATCCGCATTTTTGGAGAAATCGCGACAAATTTCAAAGACCGAACGCGCCGATTTGCTTACATCCGCGAACGAATCGTTCGCTAGCTCACTCGCGCTCGACCCGAACTTCGCCGCCGCACTGTTTAACCGATCGATCGTGCTTCAGGAATTGGGGTTGCGAGAAAAGGCGATCGAATCGTGGAATCGATACTTAACCGTCGATTCCACCTCTCGCTGGGCGGATGAAGCGCGGCAACGGGTCAGCCAATTGACGTCCGCGACGAGTAATTTCAAGACCGCCGAGACCGTATTCGCCGAAACGTCATCGGCTTTCCGCGCCGGCGACGCCGACCTGCTCTGGAGACTCTATTCTGAATCGAAAGAGATTGTCTCGGGGGTCTGGTTGCCCGGCCAGCTAGTCGATAGAATCGTTGAAGCGAAAGGTCTTGATGACGGAACCACGGCGAATGAAGCGCTCGAATTACTGTCGAAGATCGGAGAGATGGAAATTGAGCGGAACCGCGATCGATTTGTCAGCGATGCTGCCGAATACTGCAGGCGGCTCAAGCTCGGAAGTCTGAGCGGAGCACTCAGATCGCGCAAGAATCTTGCGGCCGCGCGTCGCCAGATCCTCGAACGAAGGTTCGATCTCGCCGGAAGTTCGCTTGAAGACGCGCTCAAAACCGCGCGGCGGTCTGGCAATGAAACGGACGTTCTGCTCCTGCGCTTTCTTCTCGCATTCAATCTTCGTGATCGCGGAAAGCTGATAGAGAGCCATGCGGCTTTCGATCAGCTTCTCGTAAGCGCGCGGGCGCGAAGTTATCGGTTTCTCGAAGTAAGGATTCTCAATGCAATCTCCGAGATCTCGTTCAAAACAAACGATTTATCGAATGCAATAAGGTTCGCGCGACAGTCTGCGCAATTGGCCGTTTTGACCGGCGATACGCTGATGGTCGAAAAGAACGTGGCGAATCTCGGCTCTTGTTATCAGAGTGTCGGTGATGCTGAGTCCGGTTTGCGGGAGATTTCGGCGTTGCTTTCAGCGGAAGACCGACAATACGAGAGCAAACTCCAAACGCTTCGGAATCTTTGGTACGCCGCGAGTCTGCTTCGTGATCTCGGAAGGCTCCGTACGGCGATCGATTTTGGCGATGAGGCATTGCGTCTTTCGGCGAATGACGATTCGCTCGTTTTCGATTCGACGGTCGAACTCGGTTTGACTTCGCTTGAATTGGGCGATGTTGATTCAGCATTCGAATACGCGAAGAGGAACCGCGCGATCGCAGACTCGTTCGACGATCCGGAGGCGAAGAAATTGGCGATAGCGGACTCGAGCCTGCAACTTGCCCATATGCAACGGATCGCCGGCCGCTGTGAAGCTGCGATCATCGAGTATTCGAACGCGATCGACGCGTTTCGAGCTCTCGACGGCTATAGCGTTGACGACTATCTCGCCAAGTCGAGCCGAATCCGTTGTCTGCTCCGTTTGGGGCTTCTCGATCAATTCGAATCCTCGTTGAATGAGGTTCGTGATCTTTTCGAGCGTTATCGTCAGGTTTTGGAAAACGAAAGAAATCGAACGACATTCTTCGATCGCGAGCAGGGAATTGCCGCGATTGAAAGTGAATTCAGGATGGACCGTGGCGACATCGAAGGTTCTTTCGACGCGATCGAGAGTTCCAAAGCCAGGTCTCTGCTCGATCTTGTCGAGAAAAAGGGTCGTTATGAACCGGGCCAGAATGCCGTTATTTTCAATGGATCGTCAACTCCTTTGAAACTTCGCGAAATTCAGTCGCGGATGCCGGAAGCCGCCCAGCTCGTTCAATATGCGGTATTTGACGGCCGCGTCGCGGCGTGGGTAGTGACCCGCGAAAAGATTGAATCGGCAGTAGTCCAAGCCTCGAACGCCGAGGTTGCGGATGCCGTCCGCGATTTTCTTCAAGAGGTCACGCCAGAGGCGACGCTTGCCGGAAAGGCAAACGAACGAATGTATCGATTGCTCTTTGCGAAGATCTCAAGGTTGATCGATCCGGACAAACTGATCGTTTTCATACCCGACGGGGAGTTTCACGCCGTGCCGTTTGCCGCGATTCGGTCACCTGAAACCGGCAGATATTTGGTTGAGGATCATTCGCTGCAATATGCTGCGAGTGCGACGCTGTTCGTGCTTCTGACCGAGAGTGCAAATCGGTCAGCCGGCGCGGAACGATTGTTTGCGGCCGGCAATCCCGCTTTTTCAGGCAGGATGCATCCGCGCCTCGGAGACCTTCCGGCCGCCGCGCGCGAAGCTGCTGAGGTCGCGAGAATGTATCCGGAGTCGCGGGTTCTTCTCGGCGATCGGGTGACGAAAGCCGATTTTTTCGAACGGTTGGCGGGCGCGAACACGCTGCATTTTGCAGGACACTACGAACATTCAACCGCATCAGCGCTTTACTCGCGGCTGATCCTCGCCCAGCCCGAATCTTCGGTCGAGGAATCCGATGGCGAAATTCCCGGCGCGGAGATCTTGCAGCGCGGCGCCGCAAACCTTCGGCTGGTCGTGCTTTCGGCCTGCGAGACGGGAATCGACCGCCATTTTCGCGGCGAAGGGGCGATCGGAATCGCGCGGACGTTTATTGCGGCCGGCGCCGAGGTGGTCGTCGCGACCGGGTGGAAGGTCGAATCCGAATCCACTGCCGATCTGATGATCGCGTTTCATCGGAATCGGTCGGAGAAACGTATGAGAACCGTTGACGCATTGCGCGCCGCGCAGATCGCCCAGATCAAAGACGGTCGCTCGAATCCCTATTACTGGGCGGCGTTTTCGGTGATCGGCGGACTTTCCGATTTCTGA
- a CDS encoding universal stress protein, producing the protein MKILVATDGSEYSRKAIEKCTYFVAPEGRTEIMIISAVENVTPIAAEPFGVSNQYYAEVAADLRKQAGNAVDDAKQLIAEKCSGRDYTIESEVYTGNVKEEIVEAAKRFGADLIVVGSHGYGFLSRVLLGSVSDFVIHHAPCSVLVVRG; encoded by the coding sequence ATGAAGATCCTCGTTGCAACCGACGGCTCGGAATATAGCCGAAAAGCGATCGAAAAATGCACATACTTCGTCGCGCCGGAAGGCCGGACAGAGATTATGATCATTTCGGCGGTCGAGAACGTAACTCCGATCGCCGCCGAACCGTTCGGCGTTTCGAATCAGTATTACGCCGAGGTCGCGGCCGACCTCAGAAAGCAGGCGGGCAATGCGGTTGACGATGCCAAGCAGCTGATTGCCGAGAAATGCAGCGGACGCGATTATACGATCGAATCTGAAGTGTATACCGGCAACGTCAAGGAAGAGATCGTCGAAGCCGCGAAACGCTTCGGCGCCGATCTGATCGTCGTCGGATCGCACGGTTACGGCTTCCTGAGCCGCGTTCTGCTCGGATCGGTCTCAGACTTCGTGATCCATCACGCGCCGTGTTCGGTTCTTGTCGTCCGGGGTTGA
- a CDS encoding DUF5335 family protein, protein MTFDIPKERWAEFLNDFSRRRYGWETKVEIISDSIGDQILSNGLALKGVTFENRAGRSEIEILIGVGDAHQTHTIHEPVAVCYLDEESGFRGMLEIEEANGTKTLLSLVDPMPVYIGYTAFKIVAAS, encoded by the coding sequence ATGACTTTCGACATACCAAAAGAAAGATGGGCGGAATTCCTGAACGATTTCAGCAGGCGTCGGTACGGTTGGGAGACAAAGGTCGAGATCATCTCGGATTCGATCGGCGACCAGATCCTCTCAAACGGACTTGCGCTGAAAGGCGTGACGTTTGAAAATCGGGCGGGCCGAAGTGAGATCGAAATTCTGATCGGCGTCGGCGACGCGCATCAAACGCACACGATTCACGAACCGGTCGCGGTCTGCTATCTCGATGAAGAAAGCGGATTTCGCGGAATGCTCGAGATCGAAGAGGCGAACGGGACAAAGACCCTGCTGTCGCTTGTCGATCCAATGCCGGTATATATCGGCTATACGGCCTTCAAGATCGTTGCGGCTTCGTGA
- a CDS encoding RHS repeat protein, producing the protein MLFEPFGLPGRAGLDAGFGISYNSLVWTKDPATNTIVFNADNSNLTPGFRFGFPTIEPVYYDSTTQKFAYLMVTPSGGRAEFRQTTNSNIFETADSSYAELKINGTSGPNDPADSLTLTVTGTDGTRADYEWKNGAYRCQKITDRNGNYISINHDANGLLQTVTDTLGRVVTVNYNSEALPISVTQTWKTNNGADSDFTRTYATFSYTTKEINTNFNGLSVIGPGNGFSLKVLDKVTFPTETNGDGPSTSFIYNSYGQVWKITNKAADGHTLNYTSINLPADATSQQTDCPRFTETRNWTENFNLNSSGVEQEAVIANSITENASYSVGTHSGTATKIEVEMSNHPHGAVSKTWVGSSGWTEGLTIATEDWANSERKRWTWNQWTQDDTNASYITNPRVTASEVGDSGNVKKSKAYYIPVSENSPIALYGLVWKSEILDQNDTVLKRVETDYNLTSAYTSRRIIGLPSETRSYGLENNSLVLATRTGYTYDEGDFSDTNLEQNIANVIRHDSAYGASFTVGRGNLTTSTRYDVTGATASVSSQIKYNIAGAPVAQIDPLSRTVKISYADAFNDTSTTRNTYAYPTKLYDPAGNYSEVKYRFDNGANVWAKSPSPAGNTTGKETTREFDAVGRVERETIVNSGAYTRFEYPTNNIQSKVFTTVVDTNNNGADAVDEVLSESWTDGAGRVRLARTPMTWDSNGATLTWSGVQTEYDILGQVKRQSVPSEVNSGWTLQNEDAARGGWLWNSAEYDWKGRPTRTIPTDSNGSDGKDQLISYEGCGCAGGQVTTIQSEVVPKDTNPNETARRTQKVYQDVLGRTYKTEVLNWTGAVYSTTVQTFNGRDQITKTRQYAGDANSTGYQDVTMTYDGHGRMKTRHYPVEDANTDTTWIYNPDDSVQQTIDPRGALTNFTYNQLRLATQISYDPPANHPEIPDATTVSFSYDAVGNRTQMSDGTGTTEYFYDPLSRLESEKKYFNLLPEAPVPDHKYSLSYEYSIGGGLKSVTDPFGYTVDYTNDKSGRITAVSGDATADNPTGQWANGIQYRAFGQIKQMTYAIPDAAPTIKLEYDNRLRADYWEIARSGGFEAKADFTHGSDSRVLAKNDLLDDKWDRSMKYDFAGRLTHNQFGMGQSNSNGSVRVYEQAIEYDGFSMMSEREITNWGQTGGFGESYVNGRIQSSLVDYDASGNVVSQPIDSMPEGTGTNTFDAAGRRVKYFDQRFGRFNGYLNMVQEHVTAYDFDGDGRPVVEKDNWRTYPRNDPPSGGLVATPKVFQIWSSVLGSNLVTFGGYTGGTKVFAGGTLIGTANANAGSRWATADPVIGTTVRWAGSNGVWEKAAEETEPLGQLVASVDPDTENDPGYDFAARNSAFPQWQCDEAV; encoded by the coding sequence TTGTTGTTTGAGCCGTTCGGTTTGCCGGGACGCGCCGGTCTCGACGCCGGTTTCGGCATTTCCTACAACTCGTTGGTCTGGACCAAGGATCCGGCGACAAACACGATTGTCTTCAATGCCGACAACTCGAACCTGACGCCCGGATTCCGCTTCGGGTTTCCGACGATCGAGCCGGTCTACTATGACTCGACGACCCAGAAGTTCGCATATCTGATGGTCACGCCCTCGGGAGGCCGCGCCGAGTTCCGGCAGACAACCAATTCGAACATCTTCGAAACTGCCGATTCAAGCTACGCCGAGCTCAAGATCAACGGAACGTCCGGCCCGAACGATCCGGCGGACAGTCTCACGCTGACCGTCACCGGAACCGACGGCACGCGCGCCGATTACGAATGGAAGAACGGCGCATATCGCTGCCAGAAGATCACCGACCGCAACGGCAACTACATCTCGATCAACCACGACGCGAACGGACTGCTCCAGACCGTCACCGATACCCTGGGACGCGTCGTCACCGTCAACTACAACAGCGAAGCGCTTCCAATATCAGTCACCCAGACGTGGAAAACAAACAACGGCGCGGACAGCGATTTCACCAGAACCTACGCGACGTTTTCCTATACGACGAAAGAGATCAACACCAACTTCAACGGGCTTTCGGTGATCGGCCCCGGCAACGGCTTTTCGCTCAAGGTGCTCGACAAGGTCACATTCCCGACCGAAACGAACGGCGACGGCCCGAGCACGTCGTTTATATACAACAGTTACGGACAGGTCTGGAAGATCACGAACAAGGCGGCCGACGGGCATACGCTCAATTACACGAGCATCAATCTGCCGGCCGACGCGACAAGCCAGCAGACCGATTGTCCGCGATTCACCGAAACGCGAAACTGGACCGAGAATTTCAATCTGAACTCAAGCGGCGTCGAACAGGAAGCCGTGATCGCGAACTCGATCACCGAGAACGCGTCGTACAGCGTCGGAACGCATTCGGGAACAGCGACAAAGATCGAGGTGGAGATGTCCAATCATCCGCACGGCGCGGTCTCGAAAACGTGGGTCGGTTCGTCCGGCTGGACTGAAGGGCTGACAATCGCTACCGAAGACTGGGCAAACAGTGAACGCAAGCGCTGGACGTGGAACCAATGGACGCAGGACGACACCAACGCTTCCTACATCACGAATCCGCGCGTCACCGCGTCGGAAGTCGGCGATTCGGGAAACGTCAAAAAATCGAAGGCATATTACATTCCGGTGTCGGAAAACTCCCCCATAGCGCTTTACGGCCTTGTCTGGAAGTCGGAGATTCTCGACCAAAACGACACCGTTCTAAAACGCGTTGAGACCGACTACAATCTCACCTCGGCCTACACCTCGCGCCGGATCATCGGACTCCCGTCGGAAACAAGATCGTACGGTCTTGAAAACAATTCTCTGGTTCTCGCAACCAGAACTGGCTATACTTACGACGAGGGAGATTTCAGCGATACGAACCTCGAACAGAACATCGCGAACGTCATCAGGCACGACAGCGCTTACGGCGCGTCGTTCACCGTCGGGCGCGGGAATCTGACCACTTCGACCCGTTACGACGTTACCGGTGCCACTGCTTCCGTTTCATCCCAGATCAAATACAACATTGCCGGCGCTCCGGTCGCGCAGATCGATCCTTTGTCACGAACCGTGAAGATCAGTTACGCCGACGCGTTCAACGACACGTCAACAACCCGCAACACCTACGCATATCCGACAAAGCTCTACGATCCAGCCGGAAACTATTCGGAAGTCAAATACCGGTTCGATAACGGCGCCAACGTCTGGGCGAAGAGTCCATCTCCTGCAGGAAACACGACTGGCAAGGAAACGACCCGCGAATTCGACGCCGTCGGACGCGTTGAACGCGAAACGATTGTCAACAGCGGCGCCTACACCCGATTCGAATATCCGACAAACAATATCCAGTCAAAGGTTTTCACGACGGTAGTCGATACAAACAACAACGGCGCCGACGCGGTCGACGAGGTGTTGAGCGAAAGCTGGACCGACGGCGCCGGCCGGGTCAGGCTTGCGCGGACTCCGATGACGTGGGATTCGAACGGCGCGACTCTCACCTGGTCGGGCGTTCAAACCGAGTACGACATTCTCGGACAGGTCAAGCGTCAAAGCGTTCCGTCCGAGGTGAATTCAGGCTGGACGCTCCAGAACGAAGACGCAGCCCGCGGCGGCTGGCTCTGGAACTCCGCCGAGTACGACTGGAAGGGCCGCCCGACGCGGACCATCCCGACCGACTCGAACGGCTCCGACGGCAAGGATCAGCTCATCAGCTACGAAGGCTGCGGCTGCGCCGGCGGCCAGGTGACGACGATCCAGAGCGAAGTCGTGCCAAAGGACACAAACCCGAACGAGACCGCCCGCCGAACCCAGAAGGTCTATCAGGACGTTCTCGGCCGAACATACAAGACCGAAGTCCTCAACTGGACCGGCGCGGTCTATTCGACGACGGTCCAGACCTTCAACGGCCGCGACCAGATCACAAAAACCCGCCAGTACGCGGGCGACGCCAACTCGACCGGCTATCAGGACGTCACCATGACCTACGACGGCCACGGCCGGATGAAAACGCGGCATTATCCGGTCGAGGACGCCAACACCGACACGACTTGGATCTACAATCCGGACGATTCCGTCCAGCAAACGATCGACCCGCGCGGCGCGCTCACCAATTTCACTTACAACCAACTTCGATTGGCCACTCAGATATCGTATGATCCTCCGGCGAATCATCCCGAGATTCCCGACGCAACGACCGTCAGCTTTAGCTATGATGCCGTTGGGAACAGGACGCAGATGAGCGACGGCACCGGCACGACGGAGTATTTTTATGATCCCCTTTCAAGATTGGAGAGCGAGAAGAAGTACTTCAATTTGTTGCCGGAAGCGCCGGTTCCGGATCATAAATACTCTCTGAGTTACGAATACAGTATTGGCGGCGGCTTGAAATCGGTAACCGACCCATTTGGCTATACCGTCGATTACACCAACGACAAGTCGGGGCGTATTACGGCGGTCAGCGGTGATGCCACTGCCGACAATCCAACCGGACAATGGGCGAACGGCATCCAATATCGAGCATTCGGCCAGATCAAACAGATGACATATGCGATACCGGATGCGGCGCCGACGATCAAGCTCGAATACGACAACCGTCTGCGGGCCGACTATTGGGAGATCGCCCGATCGGGCGGTTTCGAAGCGAAGGCAGATTTCACGCACGGCAGTGACTCGCGCGTGCTCGCGAAGAACGACCTGCTCGATGACAAATGGGACCGTTCGATGAAGTACGACTTCGCCGGACGTCTGACGCACAATCAGTTCGGTATGGGGCAAAGCAATAGCAACGGAAGCGTGCGCGTTTACGAACAGGCGATCGAGTACGACGGATTCTCGATGATGTCGGAAAGAGAGATTACAAACTGGGGCCAAACCGGAGGATTCGGCGAGAGCTACGTCAATGGGCGTATTCAGAGTTCGCTGGTTGATTACGATGCGTCGGGCAACGTCGTCTCGCAGCCGATCGACTCGATGCCGGAAGGGACGGGAACGAACACTTTCGACGCGGCCGGCCGGCGCGTGAAGTATTTCGATCAGCGTTTCGGGCGGTTTAACGGATACCTCAACATGGTTCAGGAGCATGTCACGGCATACGATTTTGATGGCGACGGCCGACCGGTTGTCGAAAAGGATAACTGGCGGACTTATCCGCGGAACGATCCGCCGTCGGGAGGGCTCGTTGCAACGCCGAAGGTCTTTCAGATTTGGTCATCGGTTCTCGGGTCAAATCTTGTGACGTTCGGCGGTTACACGGGTGGCACGAAGGTATTTGCGGGAGGAACGTTGATCGGAACAGCGAATGCAAATGCGGGTTCGCGCTGGGCGACCGCCGATCCGGTGATTGGGACAACCGTCAGATGGGCGGGATCGAACGGCGTCTGGGAAAAGGCGGCGGAAGAGACGGAACCGCTTGGACAATTGGTCGCCAGCGTCGATCCGGACACCGAAAATGATCCGGGTTACGACTTCGCCGCGCGGAATTCCGCTTTTCCCCAATGGCAGTGCGATGAGGCTGTCTGA
- a CDS encoding pyridoxamine 5'-phosphate oxidase family protein, whose amino-acid sequence MKVKNLEESECRQILTKARLGRLACALDGQPYVVPFSFAYAEGDDIYAFSTAGQKIEWMRRNPKVCLEVEDIADKQNWTTIIVFGHYEELPDAAEFDDERTRARELLAKSPTWWQPAYFVGSERKELEEVPVFFKIVIDKITGHHSFNENLDAIIPPGQPGALKKKRVRGLW is encoded by the coding sequence ATGAAAGTCAAGAATCTCGAAGAAAGTGAATGCCGGCAGATCCTGACAAAGGCGAGGCTTGGCCGACTCGCGTGCGCGCTTGACGGTCAGCCGTATGTTGTCCCGTTCAGTTTCGCATACGCGGAAGGCGACGACATTTACGCTTTCTCTACAGCCGGGCAAAAGATCGAGTGGATGCGCAGGAATCCAAAGGTCTGCCTTGAGGTCGAAGACATCGCGGACAAGCAAAACTGGACGACGATCATCGTCTTCGGCCATTACGAAGAACTCCCCGACGCGGCGGAATTCGATGACGAACGGACACGCGCGCGAGAACTTCTCGCAAAGTCTCCGACGTGGTGGCAACCGGCGTATTTTGTCGGATCGGAACGCAAGGAACTCGAAGAGGTTCCGGTGTTCTTCAAGATCGTCATCGACAAGATCACGGGCCACCATTCGTTCAACGAGAACCTCGACGCCATAATCCCGCCGGGGCAGCCGGGCGCGCTCAAAAAGAAACGTGTTCGGGGGCTTTGGTAA